The following proteins come from a genomic window of Diorhabda carinulata isolate Delta chromosome X, icDioCari1.1, whole genome shotgun sequence:
- the LOC130902485 gene encoding uncharacterized protein LOC130902485 isoform X2 — translation MVVDVDKLSDAELRTKLLEFGFPVMPITGTTRKVMAKKLKMLLENKNKIGNEGGRRSLGRYSSEDESDNDVKVTKKKENRRVTMAAPLMQPPAPSMKVKKNSRFNEQPELEVPDSPIRKEIRTTTTSKSHKIVRSTQDEFDTGSDSEPDLNYQSKGSDRLNSSLISSVNSSIKYSPPKSGETSYSSRNISFNTNVSPSRLTSYNSPSLASEYATDKLNQIRSRLSLNNPSYEKTSYSLTSDREETPFLSNFTKRLSNLSSQKNDYDYKNDIIKEHDINGSSGTASIRSQLNRSTRGRETTYDYRTNRNNILKNNFVSFAVLAGAALFFVLLAIMYMGMRSDTSVIPSDYNVPHCVNDDPKSKKMVNCVSENDVYTAIHLLNVIKPELTKRAVAHTCFDPKIKPQMTDYEIISFCLTNYAIKDHEQIKNDLRNLFILTFKNPQWNLHVAQTEDNTGVVSEKDLSKNMEQVIFNQDKKTTSLIMLNPPLPWKCVFYNSFSFILNSVIFIVLVFGSLYLSSLGYKYYKYHNQKQIDEIGFMVERIIDILQSNASEDLNGENFVVINHVRDMILPVGERQNKSSTWTKAVKFINEHESRVRTEVREVKGEPFEVWRWIGNPNISNSRNDSSFGYRQGRRIVDPEYLINETLKFSHGFLRFCKNSDVIIKNEVREGFVSVFVLECRKCKVQHSICSEEPESDLLSANLAFIAGIVSLGLNLFELNELCSSLHIPLISAESYKHYLKEIFDIYNETDHSTYDKLKHGDTSFEKVHLISSTPKLKYPDDSDTDIISSSTPDQTDISFYEIKKNKFLEELKKTPKEIEEISKLTVNQKDNPVWFQERRKRLTASNFGRICKLLDTTNRKNIVKSLLHSNFVGNVFTKYGNDNEKFAIKDFENLIGLSVTCCGLFISYDYPFLAASPDGLIENNALIEIKCPYKSRDMSPEEGIKQKLIQFATLENGIFKLKRDDKYFYQVQGQLSITDREFCYFVVWTPYGLLYEKICRDSQFWEEKMLPKLKTFYFDHVLPALLKDY, via the exons atGGTAGTGGACGTTGATAAACTTTCTGATGCGGAGCTCCGTACTAAGCTCCTTGAATTCGGTTTTCCAGTGATGCCCATAACTGGAACAACTAGAAAGGTTATGgcaaagaaattaaaaatgctgctagaaaacaaaaataaaattgggaaTGAGGGAGGTAGAAG gTCTCTTGGAAGGTATTCCAGTGAAGATGAAAGTGATAATGATGTTAAAGttacaaagaaaaaagagaaCAGAAGGGTAACTATGGCAGCACCTTTGATGCAACCACCGGCTCCGAGTATGAAGGTTAAAAAGAACAGCCGTTTTAATGAACAACCTGAATTAGAG GTGCCAGATAGCCCGATAAGAAAGGAAATCCGTACTACTACAACCAGTAAATCCCATAAGATTGTTAGAAGTACACAAGATGAGTTTGATACTGGATCTGATTCGGAGCCAGATCTTAATTACCAGTCCAAAGGATCTGATCGATTAAATTCCTCATTAATATCTTCTGTGAATTCTTCTATCAAATATTCACCGCCGAAATCTGGGGAAACGTCATATTCGTCAAGAAACATATCTTTCAATACAAATGTGTCACCTAGTAGACTTACTAGTTACAATTCACCTTCTTTAGCTTCAGAATACGCTACTGATAAATTGAACCAGATCCGTTCCAGGCTGAGTCTTAATAATCCAA GTTATGAAAAAACATCTTATTCTTTAACTAGTGACAGGGAGGAAACACCATTCTTGAGTAATTTTACAAAGAGACTATCAAATCTGTCCTCTCAGAAAAATGACTATGATTACAAAAACGACATTATCAAGGAACATGACATCAATGGATCATCTGGAACTGCGTCTATTAGAAGTCAGTTGAACAG ATCTACTCGAGGCAGGGAAACAACTTACGACTACAGAACCAATAGAAACAACATTCTTAAGAATAATTTCGTATCTTTCGCTGTTCTTGCTGGAGCTGCACTGTTTTTTGTGCTTTTAGCTATCATGTATATGGGCATGAGATCTGATACTTCTGTTATTCCATCCG aTTATAATGTACCACATTGCGTTAACGACGACCCCAAGTCAAAGAAGATGGTTAATTGTGTTTCGGAAAACGATGTTTATACAGCTATCCATTTATTAAACGTCATTAAACCTGAATTAACTAAAAGGGCTGTAGCGCATACTTGTTTCGATCCCAAAATCAAACCCCAAATGACCGATTATGAGATTATCAGTTTTTGTCTAACGAATTATGCCATTAAG GATCACGAACAAATCAAAAATGacttacgtaatttatttatattaacgTTCAAAAATCCCCAGTGGAATTTACATGTTGCACAAACCGAAGACAATACTGGGGTTGTTAGTGAAAAGGATCTTTCGAAAAATATG gaacAAGTGATATTCAACCAGGATAAAAAGACGACAAGTTTGATTATGCTGAATCCTCCACTACCTTGGAAATGCGTTTTTTATAAcagtttttcattcattttgaataGCGTGATATTTATTGTATTGGTTTTCGGAAGTTTATATTTATCCAGTTTAGGTTATAAGTATTACAAGTATCATAATCAAAAACAGATCGACGAAATCGGTTTTATGGTTGAAAGAATTATCGACATATTACAATCTAATGCTAGCGAAGACTtgaatggagaaaattttgttgttattaaCCACGTTAGGGACATGATTTTACCAGTTGGAGAAAGACAAA ATAAAAGTAGTACTTGGACCAAAGCTGTCAAGTTTATTAACGAACACGAATCTAGAGTAAGAACGGAAGTACGAGAAGTAAAAGGAGAACCGTTCGAAGTATGGAGATGGATAGGAAATCCGAATATTAGTAACAGTAG GAACGATTCAAGCTTTGGGTATCGTCAAGGAAGAAGAATTGTAGATCCGGAATATTTAATAAACGAAACACTTAAATTTTCCCATGGATTTTTAAGATTCTGCAAAAATTCAgatgttataataaaaaatgaagtcagAGAGGGTTTCGTTTCGGTATTTGTATTGGAATGTAGGAAATGCAAAGTTCAACATTCGATTTGTAGTGAAGAACCCGAATCAGATTTACTAAGTGCCAATTTGGCTTTTATTGCCGGAATAGTCAGTTTAGGATTGAACTTATTCGAATTGAATGAACTTTGTAGTTCTTTACACATTCCTTTAATATCAGCAGAGAGTTACAAACactatttgaaagaaatttttgatatttataatgaaactgATCACTCCACTTATGATAAACTGAAACATGGAGATACTAGTTTTGAAAAAGTGCATTTGATATCGTCTActccaaaattaaaatatccTGATGATTCAGATACAGATATTATTTCGTCTTCTACTCCAGATCAGACCGATAtcagtttttatgaaattaagaaaaataaattccttgaggaattgaaaaaaactccaaaagaaatagaagaaatatcCAAGTTGACCGTAAATCAAAAAGATAATCCGGTATGGTTTCAAGAAAGAAGAAAGAGGCTAACTGCCTCTAATTTTGGACGTATCTGTAAACTTTTAGATACGACCAATAGAAAGAATATCGTAAAAAGTCTATTGCATTCTAATTTTGTCGGAAACGTTTTTACGAAATATGGAAACGATAACGAAAAGTTTGCTATaaaggattttgaaaatttaataggaTTATCTGTGACTTGTTGCGGATTATTCATAAGCTATGATTATCCATTTTTGGCAGCTTCTCCCGATggattgattgaaaataatgcTCTTATTGAAATAAAGTGCCCTTACAAAAGTAGAGATATGTCACCAGAAGAGGGGATAAAGCAAAAACTGATACAATTCGCTACTTtagaaaatggaattttcaaactGAAAAGAgacgataaatatttttatcaagtgcaaGGGCAACTCTCCATAACCGACAgagaattttgttattttgttgtGTGGACGCCATACGGTTTGTTGTACGAAAAAATTTGTCGAGATTCTCAATTTTGGGAAGAAAAGATGCTCCccaaattgaaaactttttattttgatcatGTTTTACCTGCTCTTCTGAAAgattattaa
- the LOC130902485 gene encoding uncharacterized protein LOC130902485 isoform X1 — protein sequence MVVDVDKLSDAELRTKLLEFGFPVMPITGTTRKVMAKKLKMLLENKNKIGNEGGRRSLGRYSSEDESDNDVKVTKKKENRRVTMAAPLMQPPAPSMKVKKNSRFNEQPELEVPDSPIRKEIRTTTTSKSHKIVRSTQDEFDTGSDSEPDLNYQSKGSDRLNSSLISSVNSSIKYSPPKSGETSYSSRNISFNTNVSPSRLTSYNSPSLASEYATDKLNQIRSRLSLNNPSYEKTSYSLTSDREETPFLSNFTKRLSNLSSQKNDYDYKNDIIKEHDINGSSGTASIRSQLNSYRSTRGRETTYDYRTNRNNILKNNFVSFAVLAGAALFFVLLAIMYMGMRSDTSVIPSDYNVPHCVNDDPKSKKMVNCVSENDVYTAIHLLNVIKPELTKRAVAHTCFDPKIKPQMTDYEIISFCLTNYAIKDHEQIKNDLRNLFILTFKNPQWNLHVAQTEDNTGVVSEKDLSKNMEQVIFNQDKKTTSLIMLNPPLPWKCVFYNSFSFILNSVIFIVLVFGSLYLSSLGYKYYKYHNQKQIDEIGFMVERIIDILQSNASEDLNGENFVVINHVRDMILPVGERQNKSSTWTKAVKFINEHESRVRTEVREVKGEPFEVWRWIGNPNISNSRNDSSFGYRQGRRIVDPEYLINETLKFSHGFLRFCKNSDVIIKNEVREGFVSVFVLECRKCKVQHSICSEEPESDLLSANLAFIAGIVSLGLNLFELNELCSSLHIPLISAESYKHYLKEIFDIYNETDHSTYDKLKHGDTSFEKVHLISSTPKLKYPDDSDTDIISSSTPDQTDISFYEIKKNKFLEELKKTPKEIEEISKLTVNQKDNPVWFQERRKRLTASNFGRICKLLDTTNRKNIVKSLLHSNFVGNVFTKYGNDNEKFAIKDFENLIGLSVTCCGLFISYDYPFLAASPDGLIENNALIEIKCPYKSRDMSPEEGIKQKLIQFATLENGIFKLKRDDKYFYQVQGQLSITDREFCYFVVWTPYGLLYEKICRDSQFWEEKMLPKLKTFYFDHVLPALLKDY from the exons atGGTAGTGGACGTTGATAAACTTTCTGATGCGGAGCTCCGTACTAAGCTCCTTGAATTCGGTTTTCCAGTGATGCCCATAACTGGAACAACTAGAAAGGTTATGgcaaagaaattaaaaatgctgctagaaaacaaaaataaaattgggaaTGAGGGAGGTAGAAG gTCTCTTGGAAGGTATTCCAGTGAAGATGAAAGTGATAATGATGTTAAAGttacaaagaaaaaagagaaCAGAAGGGTAACTATGGCAGCACCTTTGATGCAACCACCGGCTCCGAGTATGAAGGTTAAAAAGAACAGCCGTTTTAATGAACAACCTGAATTAGAG GTGCCAGATAGCCCGATAAGAAAGGAAATCCGTACTACTACAACCAGTAAATCCCATAAGATTGTTAGAAGTACACAAGATGAGTTTGATACTGGATCTGATTCGGAGCCAGATCTTAATTACCAGTCCAAAGGATCTGATCGATTAAATTCCTCATTAATATCTTCTGTGAATTCTTCTATCAAATATTCACCGCCGAAATCTGGGGAAACGTCATATTCGTCAAGAAACATATCTTTCAATACAAATGTGTCACCTAGTAGACTTACTAGTTACAATTCACCTTCTTTAGCTTCAGAATACGCTACTGATAAATTGAACCAGATCCGTTCCAGGCTGAGTCTTAATAATCCAA GTTATGAAAAAACATCTTATTCTTTAACTAGTGACAGGGAGGAAACACCATTCTTGAGTAATTTTACAAAGAGACTATCAAATCTGTCCTCTCAGAAAAATGACTATGATTACAAAAACGACATTATCAAGGAACATGACATCAATGGATCATCTGGAACTGCGTCTATTAGAAGTCAGTTGAACAG TTACAGATCTACTCGAGGCAGGGAAACAACTTACGACTACAGAACCAATAGAAACAACATTCTTAAGAATAATTTCGTATCTTTCGCTGTTCTTGCTGGAGCTGCACTGTTTTTTGTGCTTTTAGCTATCATGTATATGGGCATGAGATCTGATACTTCTGTTATTCCATCCG aTTATAATGTACCACATTGCGTTAACGACGACCCCAAGTCAAAGAAGATGGTTAATTGTGTTTCGGAAAACGATGTTTATACAGCTATCCATTTATTAAACGTCATTAAACCTGAATTAACTAAAAGGGCTGTAGCGCATACTTGTTTCGATCCCAAAATCAAACCCCAAATGACCGATTATGAGATTATCAGTTTTTGTCTAACGAATTATGCCATTAAG GATCACGAACAAATCAAAAATGacttacgtaatttatttatattaacgTTCAAAAATCCCCAGTGGAATTTACATGTTGCACAAACCGAAGACAATACTGGGGTTGTTAGTGAAAAGGATCTTTCGAAAAATATG gaacAAGTGATATTCAACCAGGATAAAAAGACGACAAGTTTGATTATGCTGAATCCTCCACTACCTTGGAAATGCGTTTTTTATAAcagtttttcattcattttgaataGCGTGATATTTATTGTATTGGTTTTCGGAAGTTTATATTTATCCAGTTTAGGTTATAAGTATTACAAGTATCATAATCAAAAACAGATCGACGAAATCGGTTTTATGGTTGAAAGAATTATCGACATATTACAATCTAATGCTAGCGAAGACTtgaatggagaaaattttgttgttattaaCCACGTTAGGGACATGATTTTACCAGTTGGAGAAAGACAAA ATAAAAGTAGTACTTGGACCAAAGCTGTCAAGTTTATTAACGAACACGAATCTAGAGTAAGAACGGAAGTACGAGAAGTAAAAGGAGAACCGTTCGAAGTATGGAGATGGATAGGAAATCCGAATATTAGTAACAGTAG GAACGATTCAAGCTTTGGGTATCGTCAAGGAAGAAGAATTGTAGATCCGGAATATTTAATAAACGAAACACTTAAATTTTCCCATGGATTTTTAAGATTCTGCAAAAATTCAgatgttataataaaaaatgaagtcagAGAGGGTTTCGTTTCGGTATTTGTATTGGAATGTAGGAAATGCAAAGTTCAACATTCGATTTGTAGTGAAGAACCCGAATCAGATTTACTAAGTGCCAATTTGGCTTTTATTGCCGGAATAGTCAGTTTAGGATTGAACTTATTCGAATTGAATGAACTTTGTAGTTCTTTACACATTCCTTTAATATCAGCAGAGAGTTACAAACactatttgaaagaaatttttgatatttataatgaaactgATCACTCCACTTATGATAAACTGAAACATGGAGATACTAGTTTTGAAAAAGTGCATTTGATATCGTCTActccaaaattaaaatatccTGATGATTCAGATACAGATATTATTTCGTCTTCTACTCCAGATCAGACCGATAtcagtttttatgaaattaagaaaaataaattccttgaggaattgaaaaaaactccaaaagaaatagaagaaatatcCAAGTTGACCGTAAATCAAAAAGATAATCCGGTATGGTTTCAAGAAAGAAGAAAGAGGCTAACTGCCTCTAATTTTGGACGTATCTGTAAACTTTTAGATACGACCAATAGAAAGAATATCGTAAAAAGTCTATTGCATTCTAATTTTGTCGGAAACGTTTTTACGAAATATGGAAACGATAACGAAAAGTTTGCTATaaaggattttgaaaatttaataggaTTATCTGTGACTTGTTGCGGATTATTCATAAGCTATGATTATCCATTTTTGGCAGCTTCTCCCGATggattgattgaaaataatgcTCTTATTGAAATAAAGTGCCCTTACAAAAGTAGAGATATGTCACCAGAAGAGGGGATAAAGCAAAAACTGATACAATTCGCTACTTtagaaaatggaattttcaaactGAAAAGAgacgataaatatttttatcaagtgcaaGGGCAACTCTCCATAACCGACAgagaattttgttattttgttgtGTGGACGCCATACGGTTTGTTGTACGAAAAAATTTGTCGAGATTCTCAATTTTGGGAAGAAAAGATGCTCCccaaattgaaaactttttattttgatcatGTTTTACCTGCTCTTCTGAAAgattattaa